The genomic stretch ATCTGCGGCGCGCGCCTGACGTTCAACTACATGCGTGTCGGTGGCGTCAAGTGGGACGCTCCGGAGGGCTGGGTACAGGATGTGCTCGATTTTGTCACCCATCTGCGGAAAGAGATGAACATGTTCCACGAGCTGGTGACGGGCAACGAGATCTTCTTGGAGCGCGTCAAAGGTGTTGGTATCTACGATGCGGACACAGCACTCAACTACGCGCTGTCCGGCATCAACTTGCGCTCGACCGGCTTCAACTGGGACCTGCGCAAAAATAAGCCTTACTCGATCTACGACCGCTTCGATTTCAATGTGATCACAGGTAAAAACGGCGATTGCTACGACCGTTACATGTGTCACCTCGATGAGATCGTCGAGTCGATGAAGATCGTTGAGCAAGCAGCACAGCAGATTCCGGACGGTCCGGTCATGGGCAAAGTGCCGAAGATTCTGCGCGTGCCGGCTGGTGAGTATTATGCGGCGGTGGAAGGTGCGCGCGGCGAGCTGGGACTCTACATCGTCTCAGAAGGGAAAGACAAGCCGTACCGCATCAAATGGCGCCGTCCGTCCTTCGTCAATCTGCAGATCTTGCCGAAGCTTCTGGAAGGGCAGTCGATGTCCAACCTGATCGCCGTTCTCGGTGCTGTCGATATCGTGCTGGGGGAGGTTGACGCGTAATGGCAGACATGTTTTCCTGGCTCGATAAGCCGATGGAACTGTCAACGTTCCTGAACATGGCGCTCGGCGGCGTCGTCGTCCTCGCTTTCATCCTCGGCGTGGTCACCTACACGATCTATTTCGAGCGTAAGATCATCGGCTGGATGCAATGGCGGATCGGTCCGAACCGCGTAGGGCCGCTCGGTCTGTTCCAAACGATCGCGGACGTATTAAAACTGCTGATCAAAGAGGACGTCATTCCGGCAAAAGCGGATCGCAACGTCTTCATGATCGCGCCGATCATTGCGTTTTTCCCGTCGTTCATGGTGCTTGCGATCATTCCGTTCTCCGCGACGCACATCTTTACGGCGGCTAGCAACGTCGGTGTGCTGTACTACATCGCGCTGTCGGCGATGTCGATTCTCGGCGTCGTGCTCGGCGGATGGGCTTCGAACAACAAATACTCGCTGATCGGCGGGATGCGTTCGGCCGCTCAGATGATCTCGTACGAAGTGCCTCTCGCGATGTCGATGCTCGGTGTCGTGTTGCTGGCCGGTTCCTTGAACCTCGTCGAAATCGTCGAACAGCAAAAGGATTTCCCTTATGTTTGGTACATCGTGCCGCAAGCGTTGGGCTTCGTCATCTTCATCATCTCGGCGATCGCGGAATTGAACCGTACGCCGTTTGACTTGCCGGAAGCGGAGTCTGAATTGGTCGGTGGTTACTTCACCGAGTACACTGGCTTCCGTTTCGCCTTCTACATGCTGGCTGAGTACGTCTATGTCTTCGCGATGTCGGCACTTGGCACCACGCTGTTCCTCGGCGGCTGGGAAGGTCCGTTCCTGCCGGGCTGGCTGTGGTTTGCGATCAAAGTTTCGGCGTTTATTTTCTTCTTCTTCTGGGTGCGGGCTACCATGCCGCGGATTCGTACCGACCAACTGCTCGTCTTCAGCTGGAAAGTGCTGATTCCGTTGTCGCTGTTGAATCTTGTGCTCACAGCAGTTCTCAAATACCTGATCTAATACAAGTGGGGTGAAATCATGTTCGGTTTCCTAAAAGGGTTGAAAGTCACCTTCGCCCAACTCACGCATAAGAAGGTCACCCTGATGTATCCGGATGAGATGCCGGACTTTGGCGAACGCTTCCGTGGTGTTCACAAGTTCTCGCCTGAGAAATGCATCGTGTGCAACCAGTGCGCGCGGGTATGCCCGACTTCCTGCATCTCGCTTTCGGGCTCACGCGGCGGTGATAAAAAACTGCACATCGATACGTATGATATCAACTTCGAAATCTGTATCCTGTGCGACCTGTGCACCGAAGTATGCCCGACCGAAGCGATCCAGATGACCGATACGTTCGAGCTTGCGACTTACAATCGCGTCGATCTGTACAAGAACATGTTCTGGCTCGACGATAACCGTAAGAAGACCGAAGGCATCCTCGAACATGATGCGTCTTCCTTCGGGGGTGAAAAGTAATGTTCGGTGGCATTGAATTTACCGGGCAGAACATCGCGTTTTTTCTGATCTCGCTGTTTGTCATCGCCTGTGGTGTCATGCTGCTCTCGCTTCGCAAAGTTCTCTATATGGCTCTGGCTGTAGGCGGTGTATTCATCGGTGTCGCCGGGATTTATGTCATGCTCGAAGCGGAGTTTCTCGCTTTCATTCAAATCCTGCTCTATGCAGGCGCCATCACGATCATGATGCTCTTTGCGATCATGTTGACAAAGCATGATGAAGTGGAAAAAGCGCAAAAGGTCACAGCTCACCCGGTTTGGGCGGCGATCGCAGCGGTTGGTCTTGGCGGCATCGTCCTCTATGTGACCAAGTTTTCTGGTCTGCGCTGGCCGACTCCGACCGACTCTCCTTGGGAAGGTCAGGATAACGTCAAACTGATCGGTGAAAGTTTGTTCGGTCAATTTGTCATCCCGTTCGAGCTGGTATCTGTGGTCCTGATTGTGGCACTGGTTGGCGCGATTACTCTTGCAAACAAGGAGGAGAAGTAATCGATGCTATCCGTTGAACAATTTATCACCTTGGGTGCGATTCTGTTTTGTATCGGTCTGTATGGGGCACTTACCAAACGCAACATCATCATCGTCCTCGTTTCGGTCGAATTGATGCTCAATGCTGTCAATATCAACCTGCTGGCGTTTTCGCGCTTTGGCTTGATGCCCTCGATGAATGGTCAAATTTTTACCCTCTTTGCGATGACGATCGCAGCGGCTGAAGTGGCTGTAGGTCTTGCTATTTTGATCTCGTTATACCGAAACCGCAATACCAGCGACGTTCGGGATCAGGACCTCATGAAATGGTAAGTCGGGGTTCATAGAACTACGGAGAAAGGTGATCTTATGGTCGAATATGCCTGGTTAGTTCCCCTCTTCCCGCTGGTGGCGTATCTGCTCCTGTTCGTGCTCGGTCGGCGGGCGCAAGAGGGAATTGTCACTGCGATCAGCGTGCTGGCAGCGCTGGCGGGCTTCGCGGTATCGCTTTTCATCCTGTCGGATGTAAAAGCAAACGGTGCTTCTGCGCCGTACATCTTCCACTGGTTGAGCGTTGGTGAAACCACGCTGTCGATGGGCTATGAAGTCACACAGCTCAACGCGATGATGCTGGTGGTGGTCACGTTTATCTCCACGCTGGTACTGCTCTTCTCGAAGAGCTACATGCACGGCGATGAACGCTTTCCGGTGTTCTATCAATATTTAAACTTGTTTATCTTCTCAATGCTCGGATTGGTCATCTCGCCGAACCTCCTGCAAGTGTATATCTTCTGGGAACTGGTCGGCTTGTGCTCCTTCCTGCTCGTAGGCTTCTGGTACTTCAAGCCGGAAGCGGCTGCAGCGGCGAAAAAAGCATTTATCGTCACGCGGATTGGTGACGTAGGTCTCTTTATCGGGATCGTGCTGCTGTTTGTGGCGACCGGTACGTTCGAATACGCTGGCATCTTCCAAGCGATCGAAGCGAAGCAGTTTGCGATCGACTGGATCTCGCCAGAAGCGCTGATCACTTTGATCGCCATCTTGATCTTCATCGGTGCGATCGGTAAATCTGCGCAGTTCCCGCTACACACTTGGCTTCCCGACGCTATGGAAGGCCCGACTCCAGTCTCCGCGCTGATCCATGCTGCGACGATGGTAGCAGCTGGTGTGTACTTGGTAGCTCGTGCATTCCCGATCTTCGAAGCATCTCCGGATGCGTTGATGATCATCGCGATCATCGGTGCGATCACAGCCATTTTGGCAGCGTTGATCGGTCTGACGCAAAATGACATCAAGCGTGTCGTCGCGTACTCGACCGTTTCGCAGCTCGGTTACATGGTGATGGCGCTCGGCGTTTCCGCATACGTGGCATCGGTGTTCCACCTGATGACACACGCCTTCTTCAAGGCACTGCTCTTCTTGGCAGCAGGTTCTGTCATTCATGCGATTCACCACAACCAGGACATACGCAAGATGGGTGGTCTGTGGAAGAAGTTGCCGATCACAGCTTGGACGTTCCTGATCGGGGCGCTGGCTTTGTCCGGGATTCCGCCGTTTGCCGGTTTCTGGTCGAAAGATGAGATCCTGCTCGGCGCGTATTCGTCCGGCAACATGGTGTTGTTCGGGCTCGGTCTGGTCGCAGCTTTCTGCACCGCTTTCTACATCTTCCGCGTGTTCTTCATGACCTTCACTGGCAGTTTCCGCGGTGAAAAAGAAGTGTACGATCATGCGCATGAGTCGGGTCCGCTGATGACGATTCCGCTGGTGTTGCTGGCGATCATGGCGATCTTCGTCGGTTTCCTCAACTCTCCGGTCACCGATTACGCCTTCGAACACTTCCTGTTCCATGATGGCGAAGTGGGTGAGATCTACACGCCGGAACTCTGGATTGCTGTGCTGGCGACCATCGTGGCGCTGCTCGGGATCGGCCTTGCCTACCTGATGTACAAAGCAAAGGCGATCGATCCGGAGAAACTGGGTGGCGGAGCGCTTCGCCCGCTGTACCAACTGTCTTACAACAAGTTCTATTTTGACGAACTCTATGACTATGTGATCGTCAAGCCGGTCGTCTGGATCGGTCGTGTGCTGAACTTTATTGACAAGTGGATCATCGACGGTATCGTCCACCTCTTCGGTGAAGGGACAGTCGTCGGTGCGCTTGGGCTGAAATACAGCCAGAACGGTCAAGTCCAGACTTATGGTCTGATCACCATTCTTGGCGCAGTGGCGCTGATTACCGGCGCATTGATCTGGGGAGGTGTTGTGAAATGATGGGGAATCTTTTGACCATCATCGTTTTCCTCCCGCTGTTGGCCGCTCTGATCATCGGCTTTGTTCCGCGAGATAGCAAAGGGCAGGCGCGGGCGATCGCTCTGATCGCCACTTTTCTGCCGCTTGTGTTCGCAGGAATTCTCTACGCGGGCTTTGACTTTGACGCGAAAGGCATGCAGTACACCGAATCGGCGGAGTGGATCAACATCGCCAACGTCTACCATGACAAGGCGCTCGTCATCGGATATGACCTTGGTGTTGATGGTCTGTCCATGCCGTTCGTGTTGCTGACTTCCATCGTTTCCTTCCTCGCCGTTCTGGCTTCCGGTAAGATCCAGCATCGGGCGAAGGAGTATTACATTTGGTTCCTGCTGCTCGTAACCGGTCTTTACGGCTGTTTCGTAGCGCTCGACCTGTTCCTGTTCTTCCTGTTCCTTGAGCTGACCCTGATCCCGATGTACTTCCTGATCGGCATCTGGGGCGGCGAGCGCAAAGGCCCTGTGGCGACCAAATTCTTGGTATACCGCGGGATCGCTTCTGCGTTCATCCTCGTAGCCTTCATCGCGATGGCGTTCAAAGCGGCCGATGCGACAGGCACGATCACGCTGAACATGCTGGCGATCGCCGATGCGTTCTCGCAGGCATCGCCTGACCTGATCACGTCCGCTTTCAAAAACGGCATTTTCTTGGTACTGCTCTTGGCGATTTTGATCGAGGAAGCATTCTTCCCGTTCCATACGTGGCTGCCGGATACGCATGAACAAGTGCCGTCCGCAGTTTCGATGATCGTCGGCGGTGTGCTGATGAAGATCGGCGCATACGTACTGTTCCGCATCGCAGTCGGCATTCTGCCCGATGCTGTGCAACACTGGGCGACGCTGATCGCGGTGATCGGTGTGATCAACATCGTTTACGCGGCACTGATCGCCATGGTGCAAAAAGACTGGCGCCGTCTGCTCGCCTTCTCTGCGATCTCCCACATGGGTATCGTTCTGCTTGGGGTGGCGGCGATGAACCAGGCGGGCATTCAAGGTGGGGTCTTCATGACGATCTCCTCCGGTCTGCTCTCCGCGCTCTTGTTCTTCCTGATCGGCGCGATCAAAGAGCGCACAGGCACCGCGTTGATCGCGAACCTCGGCGGTCTGTCCAAGCCGATGCCGATCCTCGCTGGGTTCCTGTTGGCTGCAGCGCTCGGTTCGCTCGGTCTGCCGGGCATGAGCGGGTTTATCTCTGAGATTCTGGCGTTTATGGGCTCGTTTGAAGTATTCCCGGTCCTTTCGGCTGTGGGTGCGCTTGGGATCATCTTGGCCGCTGTCTACCTGCTCTGGGCGATGCAGCGCACCACTTATGGTCCGACGCCTGCACAGCTGGAAGGTGTGACAGACGCTCGTCCGATCGAATTTGTTCCGGCGATCGTCCTGCTCGCACTGATCATCTTGATCGGGGTCTACCCGCAAATCCTCAGTGACCTGGTGAACCCGTCGATCCAAACTCTCGTCACCAGGATAGGAGGGTAGCACATGAATCCGGTACAATCGTTTTCTACGCTGAGCTTTACGGGAGTCTGGGAGGTAATGGCTCCTGAAGTCATCCTCGTTCTGCTCGGGTTCGGGATGCTGGTGTTCGACCTGTTCGTCTCGAAAGAAACCTCCCGCCGCATCTCACCGTGGATCGGCGTGGCAGGTCTGCTCCTCGCCCTTGTTCTCGTGCTGAAAAACTTCGGCGTCGTCGCCGACGGTGGCATGAAAGAACTGTCCAACATGCTGTACGTGCTTGATGACTACGGCAATATTTTCAAAGTGATCTTCATCCTCGGCACGACGTTCACGCTGCTGATGTCGATCGACTTCTTCCGCCATAACCCGCAAGTCAAAGTAGCGGAATACAGCTACCTGTTGATTTTCGCGACGGTCGGTGCGATGGTCATGTCTTCCGCGTATGACCTGATCACGCTGTTCGTCGGTCTGGAATTGCTCTCGATCGCGTCGTACATCCTCGTGGCCATTCGCCGCGATGCAAAAGGCGGCGAGGGGGCGATGAAATACCTGATCACAGGTTCGATCGCCACCGCGTTCGCTCTGTACGGGATGTCCTTCCTGTACGGCGTGACGGGCGTGACCAACATCGCGCAAGGTTCGCAGATGATCGCTCAGATGTGGGTGGAGTTCAAACCTTTGATCGTGCTGGCCTTCCTGCTGATGACGATCGGCTTCGGGGCGAAAATCGCCTTGGCGCCGTTCCACATGTGGGCACCGGACACCTACGAAGGCGCTCCGAACCCGATCACTTCGTTCCTCTCTGTGGTTTCCAAGGCGGCCGGTTTTGCGCTGGTGTTCCGTCTGTTCATCTGGGGGTTCGGCCCCGAGTTTAACGAGCTGTACATCTACCTCGTGATTCTTGCTGCGATCACGATGGTGATCGGGAACGTCGCGGCGCTCGTCCAGAAAAACATCAAGCGTCTGCTGGCCTACTCCTCGGTGGCACAGGCCGGTTATCTGCTGATCCCGCTCGCGGTGCTTGGCAACGGCAGCTCGCAGGAGAACATCTGGCTTGCGCTCGGCGAAGTCACGTTCTACCTCGCTGCGTACCTGTTGATGACGATGGGCGCGTTTGCGATCCTGACCAACGTGACGCGTGCGGCGGGCACCGAATCGCTCGATGCGTTCCGTGGTCTGTACAAGCGTTCGCCGTTCCAAGCGCTGGCGATGACGGTGTTCGTGCTCTCCATGGCAGGGATGCCGATCACTGCAGGCTTCTTCGGGAAGTTCTACATCTTCTTGGGCGCGATCAACACGCAGATGTATTGGTTGGCTGCCCTGCTGTTCGTCACCTCGGCGATCGCCTTCTACTACTACTTTGGTGTGTTGAAAGCGATCTATATGAAGGACAGCGAAGCTCCTGTCACCGAACAAAAACTGGCGCTGCCGTGGTCGCTCGGCCTGATTGCATGGGTCGGTATGATCGGCACTGTGGTGCTCGGTGTGTACCCAACCCTGTTGCTCGACGTGCTCAACGGTTTGAACTGGTTCGGTCTGTAAGTGGATGATCAAGAAAAAGACTCTGGGACTTTAGTCTCGGAGTCTTTTTCCTTGAATTATGGTACGATATAACGAGATATGAAGAAAGTCGGAGGGTTCCGCGATGTTTTTAGGCTCCCAAGAGACCGGGATGGGTTGGATATCCCTGTTCAATCTGGCGTTTCTGATCTTTGGTGTCCTGATCGCGTGGTATGCACTGCAAGTGGTGCGCTGGGAAGTGTTTCTCAAAGAGGCCAAAGGTCGTCCAGCCGCCGTTTTGCGTTTGCTTGTGGCGATCCTGCTCGGGTATCAGTTAGCCAAATTTGCCAATGAATACATGATGTCAACGATGATGCTCAAGCAATTCTTCTAAACTATTTTTCTATCAGCTCGTATATCCTCCCGTTTCTGCGGTCAGAATGGGTAACATCCATTTGACGGGCAGGGAGAGAGATCGATGAAGAAAATTGGAATTCTCGGCATCATCTGTTGTTTGATCGTTGCAGCTTTTAGCTTGTTTTCAGCGCGCGAGACGATTGCGGAAACGGCCGATATGGGCATGTTTTTGAGCAAGGCGTTCGCAGAGACCGCAGCAGATGTAGAAGGCTGGCAGGTGCACAACTGGTCGGTGATCGACAAGGAGTACAAGGCGGCCGAAGATCTGAAGTTGCTCGGGCTCAACCTGAACAAGACGTTCGGGATTCAAAATGCGCAAGAGGCGCTCGAGTCAAAAGGCGATCAAACCTCGTTCACCTTGCGCGGCAAGTGGCAAAATGGCGCGGCCGCACAACTGGTGCTGACTTCGATGAAATTCCAAGACCATGCGCCGCAAACGGTGCTGGTGCTGCGTGTCGAACAGGAAGCGAAAGATCTGAGCGATTATTCGTCTGCGATCAAAAAAGTGAGCGAAACGGCACGCTTTGCGAATACCATCCCACAAATTAGCACTTGTATCAAAGGTTTGCGGGCTGATAGAATGAATGATGGTGAATTGAACTCGATGGTCAAACAGGTGTTGCAAAAAGTGAAGGCCAAAGAGATCGAAGGGGTTCGCTCCGAACTGGTCACCTCTGTATCCGGATACTCTCCTTTAACGAAGGATTACATAGTCACCAATGGGAACAAGATGAATCTGCAAGTGGCAGCTCATTTTGACGGACATCTCGGTAAAACGCGCATTCTGGTGGGTTCACCGATCGTTACCATTGAGTATTAAGGGCTAGCTGCCTCGCCCTGCCTGTGGAGGTTTTTACAACATGGCTAAGATTGTCGTACAGGGCGGACAACGCCTCATGGGCACTGTGAAAGTCCACGGCGCGAAAAACGCCGTATTGCCAATCATCGCCGCTTCCATCTTGGGAAGCAAAGGCGAAAGCGTTTTGGAAGAAGTACCAAATCTCTCCGATGTCGGAAACCTCCGTGCCTTGCTGGAAGTGATGGGTGTGGAGACAGGCGAAGCGGGATCTGGTATTTTGCGTCTGAACGCAGAACTTGCTCATTCAACGGAAGCACCGGCCGAACTTGTTCGGAAACTGCGGGCTTCTTTTCTTGTCCTTGGGCCGCTCCTTGGCCGTTTCGGCAAAGCGCGCGTTTCGATGCCGGGCGGATGCTCGATCGGAGAGCGCAAGGTCGATTTGCACATCAAAGGTTTTGAAGCGATGGGCGCGCAGGTCGAGCAGGGTGATTCCTTCATCGAAGCGGTCGCTGCGGGCGGACGATTGAAGGGTGCTACGATCTACCTTGACTTTGCCTCGGTCGGTGCCACGCAAAACATCATGATGGCTGCCGTACTCGCGGAAGGCAAGACGATCATCGAAAATGCGGCCAAAGAGCCGGAGATTGTCGATCTGGCCAACTATCTGAACAAGATGGGTGCCGACGTGCGCGGTGCGGGTACTGACACGATCCGTATCAACGGTGTCGATGAAATGTTTGGCGCCGAACACATGATCATCCCAGATCGCATCGAAGCGGGCACGTTCTTGGTCGCGGCTGCCATCTCTGGCGGCGACGTATTTGTGGAAGGGGCGATCTCCAACCACCTCGCGCCGCTGATCGCCAAGCTGAAAGAGGCGGGCGCTACGGTGATCGATGATGTGACGGGCGTGCGCGTGAAAGCGGATGGGCCGCTGAAACCGCTGGAAGTGAAGACGCTCGTCTATCCGGGCTTCCCGACCGACCTGCAAGCGCAGATGATGTCACTGCTCACCGTCATTCCGGGCACTTCCTATGTGACGGAGACGGTGTTTGAGAACCGCTTTATGCATGTCGCAGAACTGCGTCGCATGGGGGCGGATATCAAGGTGAATGGCCGGACAGCGACCGTAAACGGCGTGGAGCAACTGCACGGAGCGAAGGTCACCTCGACCGACCTGCGTGCCGGAGCCTGCTTGATTCTGGCCGGACTGGTCGCAAAAGGGCACACGGAGATTCACGGCGTGCATCATATTGACCGTGGGTATGTGGACATCGTGCAGAAGTTTGCCGACCTGGGTGCGCAGATCGAGCGCATTGAGCCGGAAGAGATCAAGGCGGTTGAAGAAGCGTTAGGGCAAGCATTTCTATAATCGAGCAAGGGCGGTCTGCTGAAGCAGGCCGTCTTTTTTTGTTGGAAGTGGGCAAGCTAGGAGCGTGTTGGCAAAGGAGGGGACTACTTGATGCAATCTCCTTTTCTAAAAGAGAGGTGGGTGCAGACTCCATATGGGAGTGAACTGCACCTTTATTTACGCAGTTATGATTTTATGGAGGAGATGGGGACTGAGCTCGGGCCTCAGGAAACGCGTCAGGAGCGATTGTCCACCACGATTTCGCAGTTTGTCCAGCAGCAATATCCAGATGCACAGGCGCGGTTGGTGAAAATTTTTCTCGGGACGATGATGGTGACGTCGATCGCGATGCCGACTGTAGGCGATTCGAGCATGAAGAGCGCCTACGCTGCGACGGCGATCGCGCTGATTGTAAACGATAAAGTGCTCGCTGGCGGGCAGCCTTACCTGCACCGTGACCGCGTGATGGTGCCGCTTCGCATCATCGCCGAAAGCTTAGGCGCGAAGGTGACGTGGGATGCAGCCGCACAGCGAGCGACGATCACGCAGGGGATCAATCGCATCGTGCTGACCAGCAACTCGAGCACAGCTGTGATCAACGGGCGCACGGTGGCCATCGATGCTCCAGCGGTGATCGTGAGTGAAACGTTGTTTGTGCCGGTGCGCTTTGTCGCAGAGTCGTTGCGGGCGCAAGTGGCATGGGACCCGTTTCGGCCGGCGGTCGTCATCTCCAACCAGCCAAGCCGTGTGCACACGGTCGTCAGCGGCGATACGCTGTGGAAACTGTCAGAAGCGTATCGAACGACAGCCACAGCCATCTTGCAGCGCAACGGCATGTCCGACCCGACGCTGTATCCGGGCGAGCAGCTGCTGATCCCGATTCGGGCAACCACCGTTGTCGTGCAGGCGGGCGACACGCTTTGGAAACTGGCACAGGCACATGGCGTGACGGTCGAGGCGATCCGCATGGAAAACCGATTGACATCCGATGCGCTCGTCGTCGGACAGGAGTTGACGATCCCGCAGGCGGGCATCGAACTGCCACCTCTGCCAAGTTTTCAAGCCCGCAACGCCTATCCGATCCTCAAATACTGGGAGACCCGCCTGTAGCGGGTCTCTTTTTTGTTCATATCATTTCCATTTGGCTCATAAGCTTTCATAGAGTATGCTGTGAAGCGAAATGAAGAAATGGAGGCCCGTTCGTACATGAAAAAAAACGTTCTCCCAATCCTTGCCGTCCTCCTCGCAGTGCTCACGGTTACGATCTTGTTGCCGGCCGCCCTGATCTGGCTCTGGCCCGATCGCGAGAAAGATCCGGTCACCACGCCGATCGAACTGCAGACAGCGCCGAGCGACGCGCAGGTGGCTGTCTACCTCACCGACCAGAAGCAGTTGATCACCATGCCGCTGGAACAGTATGTGCGTGGGGTGGTGGCGGCGGAGATGCCCGTCCATTTCGAACCGGAAGCGCTCCAAGCACAGGCGATCGCAGCGCGCACTTACATCGTCCGGCGCATGGCGGGAGGTAAAAAATCGGAACTATACCCCCAAGCGGACGTTTCGGACAATCACAACGAAGGCCAAGCATTTTCCAGTGAGGAAAAACTCAAACAGCGCTGGGGAAGTGCCGACTATGAACAGAACCTCTCGAAAATCAATGCGGCTGTCAACGCCACCCGAGGCCAGATCGCTCTGTACGAAGGCAAACCGATCGAAGCGCTGTTCTTTTCAACCTCTAGCGGCAAAACGGAAAACTCGGAAGACTACTGGGGTAGCACCGTGGCTTACCTGCGCTCTGTCGATTCCCCGTGGGATGCCAAGTCGGACAAGTTCACCGCCACACAGGAGATATCGCTGGCCGATTTTTATAAAAAGTTGGGCTTGCATGCGCTCCCGGCTGCGGAGATCGGCAGTCTGATCAAGCCGATCGAACGCTCCGTCACCGACCATATCAAAAAAATCAAAGTGGGCGATCAAGAGTTTTCCGGTCCAGAGTTCCGGAGCAAGTTGGGCCTGCGCTCCACGCTGTTCACTTGGCAGGTGAACACGGCGAACAGCACGATCTCCTTTTTCACCACCGGCTTTGGGCATGGTGTCGGCCTTTCCCAATACGGGGCGAACGGCATGGCGCAGGAGGGCAAAAAAAGTGATGAGATCATCCGCCATTACTACCAAGGCGTTACCCTCGGCCAAGTGAGTGACATTCTGCCAACGAATTAGGGTGTGCAAGTGCTGTAGATTTTATGAAAAAATTTGGATTCCCTCAGTCAGCCATGTATACGAGTCTCGCAAACGGTCGAGAATGTGCTACTGAGGTGATGATAATGAATAACGAAAAACAACAAGACAATGACAAAGCAACTCGCAACAAAACACCGCAACAACAAAAGTCTTTTTGGGGCAAACGCTGGACGTTCCCGGTTATCTATCTCGCAGCTTCCGTCCTCATCGTTGGTTTGATGTACGCAAAAAGCCAGGACGCAGCTCCGTACGAGATCGAGAAACAAAACACCGGCGAACAAGCAGGCCCGGTGCTTCCCTCCGATGATGCAACCCCGGCCAACACCGCGCCGAGCTTCAACTGGCCGGTTGGGGATGGCGGCGAAGACGCTGTGCTGTCGCTCGACTTCTTCAAAGAAATGTCGAAGGATGAAGAAAAGGCGATGGCGGTCGTCTCCTACGAATCGACGTTCACCCCGCACGAAGGTGTGGACATCGGCCTGAAAAGCGATGCACCGTTCAACGTCATCGCCGCTGCGATGGGCACCGTAAAGGCGGTCAAGGAAGATCCACTGATGGGCTACACGGTCGAAATCGACCATGGTAACGGCTATACGACCTACTACGCTTCGCTTTCCAAAGTCGAAGTTCAAGTTGGCAGCAAAGTGATCTCCGGCCAGCCGATCGCCAAGTCGGGCAACAACCGTTTTGAAAAAGAAGAGAAGAACCACCTGCATTTCGAACTGCGCAAAGATGGTGTCGCGATCGACCCGAACGGCGTGTTGCCGAAGAAGACCACCGCTTATGAAGCGTCGCTGAAGAACGGTGCGA from Tumebacillus algifaecis encodes the following:
- a CDS encoding NADH-quinone oxidoreductase subunit D; translation: MAEIRTEELLMNIGPQHPSTHGVLRVVVKVDGEIIRDAEPVVGYLHRGTEKLAEDLQYTQIIPYTDRMDYLGSMLNNHAIVNAVEKAMDLEVPERAEHLRVIVVELNRIASHLVFLGTYLLDLGAMSPFLYAFANREKIIDLFNRICGARLTFNYMRVGGVKWDAPEGWVQDVLDFVTHLRKEMNMFHELVTGNEIFLERVKGVGIYDADTALNYALSGINLRSTGFNWDLRKNKPYSIYDRFDFNVITGKNGDCYDRYMCHLDEIVESMKIVEQAAQQIPDGPVMGKVPKILRVPAGEYYAAVEGARGELGLYIVSEGKDKPYRIKWRRPSFVNLQILPKLLEGQSMSNLIAVLGAVDIVLGEVDA
- the nuoH gene encoding NADH-quinone oxidoreductase subunit NuoH, whose product is MFSWLDKPMELSTFLNMALGGVVVLAFILGVVTYTIYFERKIIGWMQWRIGPNRVGPLGLFQTIADVLKLLIKEDVIPAKADRNVFMIAPIIAFFPSFMVLAIIPFSATHIFTAASNVGVLYYIALSAMSILGVVLGGWASNNKYSLIGGMRSAAQMISYEVPLAMSMLGVVLLAGSLNLVEIVEQQKDFPYVWYIVPQALGFVIFIISAIAELNRTPFDLPEAESELVGGYFTEYTGFRFAFYMLAEYVYVFAMSALGTTLFLGGWEGPFLPGWLWFAIKVSAFIFFFFWVRATMPRIRTDQLLVFSWKVLIPLSLLNLVLTAVLKYLI
- a CDS encoding NuoI/complex I 23 kDa subunit family protein; amino-acid sequence: MFGFLKGLKVTFAQLTHKKVTLMYPDEMPDFGERFRGVHKFSPEKCIVCNQCARVCPTSCISLSGSRGGDKKLHIDTYDINFEICILCDLCTEVCPTEAIQMTDTFELATYNRVDLYKNMFWLDDNRKKTEGILEHDASSFGGEK
- a CDS encoding NADH-quinone oxidoreductase subunit J; this encodes MFGGIEFTGQNIAFFLISLFVIACGVMLLSLRKVLYMALAVGGVFIGVAGIYVMLEAEFLAFIQILLYAGAITIMMLFAIMLTKHDEVEKAQKVTAHPVWAAIAAVGLGGIVLYVTKFSGLRWPTPTDSPWEGQDNVKLIGESLFGQFVIPFELVSVVLIVALVGAITLANKEEK
- the nuoK gene encoding NADH-quinone oxidoreductase subunit NuoK gives rise to the protein MLSVEQFITLGAILFCIGLYGALTKRNIIIVLVSVELMLNAVNINLLAFSRFGLMPSMNGQIFTLFAMTIAAAEVAVGLAILISLYRNRNTSDVRDQDLMKW
- the nuoL gene encoding NADH-quinone oxidoreductase subunit L, coding for MVEYAWLVPLFPLVAYLLLFVLGRRAQEGIVTAISVLAALAGFAVSLFILSDVKANGASAPYIFHWLSVGETTLSMGYEVTQLNAMMLVVVTFISTLVLLFSKSYMHGDERFPVFYQYLNLFIFSMLGLVISPNLLQVYIFWELVGLCSFLLVGFWYFKPEAAAAAKKAFIVTRIGDVGLFIGIVLLFVATGTFEYAGIFQAIEAKQFAIDWISPEALITLIAILIFIGAIGKSAQFPLHTWLPDAMEGPTPVSALIHAATMVAAGVYLVARAFPIFEASPDALMIIAIIGAITAILAALIGLTQNDIKRVVAYSTVSQLGYMVMALGVSAYVASVFHLMTHAFFKALLFLAAGSVIHAIHHNQDIRKMGGLWKKLPITAWTFLIGALALSGIPPFAGFWSKDEILLGAYSSGNMVLFGLGLVAAFCTAFYIFRVFFMTFTGSFRGEKEVYDHAHESGPLMTIPLVLLAIMAIFVGFLNSPVTDYAFEHFLFHDGEVGEIYTPELWIAVLATIVALLGIGLAYLMYKAKAIDPEKLGGGALRPLYQLSYNKFYFDELYDYVIVKPVVWIGRVLNFIDKWIIDGIVHLFGEGTVVGALGLKYSQNGQVQTYGLITILGAVALITGALIWGGVVK